Sequence from the Planctomycetia bacterium genome:
ATGAACGCCGAGGAGTTGCGGGACACGACGCTCGACCCCAACAATCGCACGCTCAGCCAAATCCGCATGGAAGACGCCGGCGCCGCCGACACCTTGTTCCGGATCCTGATGGGCGACAAGGTGGAGCCGCGCCGCGAGTTCATCGAGAAACACGCGCTCGAGGTGCGGAATTTGGATGTGTAACGTTCGCCGAGCGCATGTAGCAGCCGTTTTTTGCAAGGAAGTGAACTATGGGACTACTGGATGTTCTGACCAACGCGCTTCGTGGGACCTCGCATGTGCCGGACGTTGCGGATCGCCACCGGCGCCTTCATGCCGCGCGCTATCGACTGAACAACGCCATCTTCGCCCGTCTGCCGCACGAATTTCTCAATCGCGGCGCTCATCGCTTGGGCATGCTCCAAGGCAAGTCGATCCTGTTTGGCGACGAAAATGAAATGTCGGTGCTGATGGATTATTGCATCTACGACGTATTCGTTCGCGGACATAACGCCGTGGAGCAATACGCAATCGACTTCCAGCCTCCGACAGGATCGGACGAGCTCACGAACCTGGAGGCGATGCGAAGTGCCAGGTACACGTTGATCGTCGTGCTTGAATTGGCGCCCGGCGTCGGATGCCAGATTTACGACATGTTTGCGGAGGAATCGCGATTCCTGGCCGACGTTGGATTCTCTAACACCGCCGAGCCCGGAATGCTGGTGGCGACCAGGCTGCTGGATTTCGGCGATTTCGTGACGACTAGCGGGGCGGCGCTGCCGCTCGGGCCACCGGATGATGACGTGAAAGACGAGTGGCTGCGCGTGATCGAGGAATGTGCGGATGCCGAGGACTTCGATCCCGCGCCACTGATTCGAATGTGCTTTACAAGTGGCGGCGCATCGGCTATCCGCTACGCTTCGCCGAGCAGCGATCACGAGTTCGAAGCGATCTCGTCCCGGGAATCGAGTGACGAATACTCGTCAAAGACGCTTTCGGCGCAAGCGAAGCGGAAACGAACCACAGGCTCCGCCAGGGCAAAGGAAAACCGACGCTGTCGCTGTGGGAGCGGGAAGATGTTCAGGAACTGCTGCGGGAAGGGGCCCTAACGCTCCGAGGGCATGTGACTAGCGACTACTTACCCATCGCGTCGAATAAACTCCTCGAAGCCCGCGGTTCCCTCCTCGCGCGCGTCCGTGATTTCTTCGCCCGTCGGCAATTTGTCGAAGTCGAGACGCCGATCCTCTCCGCCGAGATCGTCGTTGACCGACATCTCGATCCACTGACGACCACGCTCTACCTCGATGCGCGTGCGCCGGAAAGGGGGCCGACGATGTACCTACAGACGTCGCCGGAATTCGCTATGAAGCGCCTGCTGGCGGCCGGGATGACGGCGATCTACCAGATCACCCGGGCGTTTCGCGCGGGTGAAGTCGGTCCGCTGCACAATCCCGAGTTCACGATGGTCGAATGGTACCGCGTGAGAGATGGCTACGCGGAAGGGCGACAATTGCTGGCCGATTTCTTCGAGCACTTTTATCAATCCGGCGTGGCGCGAGAACGCACGTACGCGGACGCGTTCCTGGAACATGTCGGCGTCGATCCGCATCGCGCAACGCTTCAAGAGCTTGCCGGCGCGGCGAACGCGCACCGCGTGGTCGCGCCGGCGTCGCTCGGGGAGGATCGCGACGCCTGGTTGGAGCTCTTATTCACCGAACGGGTACAGCCCAAACTCGGTCGACCTGGCGCCACGATAATCTATGACTATCCCGCCACTCAGGCGGCGCTCGCGAAAGTGCGCGAAGGCAATCCGCCGGTCGCCGAACGGTTCGAGATGTTCTACCAAGGCGTCGAGTTGGCGAATGGATACCACGAGCTAACCGATGCGGCGGCGCTCCGCGCGCGGAATCAAGCGCAGAATGCCGCTCGGCTGCGCGACGGCAAACGAGCGCTGCCCGAGGAGAGCCGCTTGCTCGCGGCGATGGATGCAGGCTTACCCGCTGGCTGCGGCGTGGCGCTGGGCTTCGACCGCGCGGTCATGCTGGCCGCCGGGGCCCAGTGCATTCAAGACGTGATGGCCTTTCCGATCGAGCGCGCGTGAGGCAGTTGGCTTTACGGCATGAACCTATAGTTCTAGTGCTTCCCAATCGCTTGCGCCGTGCATCAGTCGCACGATTTCTATTTGATGGTTCACTGGACGATAGAGCAACAAGTAGTTGCGAAAATGGCGTACGGGCCACACGCGGACACCTTCGTGATGCGGGCGAACGGCGTCAACCAGCGAACCTATGAACGGCGAAGACAAAATGATTTCGCACGTTTTCTCCACAGATTCCAAAAAACGATAAGCTACGGCTGGCGACTGGTCGGTTAGAAAATCGACGTGAGCCACGAGGTCGGCGCTCGACTTTGGCAACCAACGTACTTTCACGGCTGTTCCCCATTTACACTACTGCGCTCTCGAATTCTTTGTCGCAACGCTTCCCAGTCCGCCTCCGTCATCTCCCGCGATTCGCCTTGCAACCCCTCGTCGATGGCATCGGCGATGTATTCGCGAATCTTGCGAACGCGCTCTTTGCGCAACAGTTCGATCACGTAATCCTGGGCCTCGCCCATTCCGTTGGCGGCTGCCTCGACGCGGACGAACTCCATAATCTCTTCCGGCAACTCGACGCTTAGTACTGTGCTCATAATGTTGTCCTCCGCTCGTCAGTATAGAACCGATCAATTGGGCGGACAATGCGACGGGGCAGGGTCGTCGCGAACTGGCCGATTGTGCGGGATGTCCAGGCGCCCCGAACATCCCGCGGTGGCCTACACTTTCGCGCCACCGTTTATTTGTTGGAATCAACGCAGCGCGCAGGAGGATACGGCATGGCGGCGACGCCCCAGTTGTTGGACGATGAACAAGACGCGTCGGGACAAGCGTTCGGCGCGGATGCCACGGCAAACCAAGCGCCCGAGTTGACACT
This genomic interval carries:
- the epmA gene encoding EF-P lysine aminoacylase EpmA is translated as MTSDYLPIASNKLLEARGSLLARVRDFFARRQFVEVETPILSAEIVVDRHLDPLTTTLYLDARAPERGPTMYLQTSPEFAMKRLLAAGMTAIYQITRAFRAGEVGPLHNPEFTMVEWYRVRDGYAEGRQLLADFFEHFYQSGVARERTYADAFLEHVGVDPHRATLQELAGAANAHRVVAPASLGEDRDAWLELLFTERVQPKLGRPGATIIYDYPATQAALAKVREGNPPVAERFEMFYQGVELANGYHELTDAAALRARNQAQNAARLRDGKRALPEESRLLAAMDAGLPAGCGVALGFDRAVMLAAGAQCIQDVMAFPIERA